Genomic segment of Nostoc sp. TCL240-02:
ATAGTTTTCTATGGTAAAATTACCTATAGAGATAAAATTCCCTACGGACAAAGAATTTATTGTCTAATGAGACTTCTTGCAGACCATAGATACCACACCAGTTAGATTGCCGTTTAGCAATCTAAAACTACGATTCTCAGCGGTCTACTTGATCTGCGTTATTTTTACTCACACTGCTGTGAAAAGAGTAATGCTTGCGCTCAACGTGCGCTGAAGACGTATAGCGGCATCCCATAGGGATGTAGCATAGCTCCAAGCCAGGAGTTTTGCATATCGTAGGAAAAATCAAAGGGATTATTCCCTTAATTTAGGCTACGACTAATTATTTTAGACTCACATCACCTTAGCCAGTAAAATCACTTAGTAAGTGAATCACTTTGGGGTGTGAATATCTTAAAAATTTAAAATTCCTATATTTTAGCGTAACACAACGACCCTCAATTTGAAGCCCATTCCACTGCTAAATTTCAAATTTTTTGAATAGCTACACTTCAGTTCTGAAGAAATTTAGTTTTATCCATTCGTAACTCGATTTAAATTATATCCATTTTGTCAATAAGTAATATTGCTTGAATTTTGATTCGATCTGTGGTGGTAAACGTGTACTTGCAAACTACTTAATACAATTAAAGCTAGTATTTGTTTCTGTGTACTGAGAAAGCATGTTTTAAGTTAATTTAAAACTCGAACTTCTCCCAAATTAAGCAAAATTGCTTATTGACAAACACGTCATTAATATTAGTTAACGTCGATGACTTATAAAAATGGGATTGTCTAATGAAAACTTTGCGCTGGCACAGGGTTATCTTAAAATGAGTGTAGGATATGTAAACTTTCGTAACCTAAGTCAGAGTCCGCCCATCCATGACCCCAGCCACCTCCCTGTTTACCCCTGTGGAAGCAGACCTGCGACTACTAGCAGATAACCTAAAACAGCTAGTTGGAAATCGCCACCCCATTTTGTTTGCAGCAGCCGAACATTTATTCGGAGCTGGGGGAAAGCGTATCAGACCAGCAATTGTCCTGCTAATATCGCGGGCAACAATGTTAGAGCAAGATATTACACCGCGTCATCGCCGCCTAGCTGAGATTACAGAAATGATTCACACAGCAAGCTTGGTACATGACGATGTGGTAGATGAATCAGACGTGCGGCGAGGCGTTCCTACCGTTCATAGTTTGTTCGGTAATCGCATTGCCATATTAGCAGGAGATTTTCTTTTTGCCCAATCGTCCTGGTATTTAGCAAACTTGGACAATTTGGAGGTTGTAAAACTCCTCTCAGAAGTCATTATGGATCTGGCTACTGGGGAGATCCAGCAGGGACTAAATCGTTTTGATGCTGGTATCTCTATTGAAACTTACCTCCAGAAGAGTTATTACAAAACAGCTTCGTTAATCGCCAACAGTTCTAAAGCTGCTGGGTTACTTAGTGAAGTCTCGCGGGAAACTGTTGAGCATCTGTATAGCTATGGTCGTCATTTTGGTATAGCATTTCAAATCGTTGACGACATTCTAGATTTCACCAGTACGACAGATACCTTGGGTAAACCAGTGGGGTCTGATTTGAAAAGTGGTAATCTGACTGCGCCGGTTTTATTTGCTTTAAGGGAAAAATCATCCTTGGAAATGCTAATTGAGCGGGAGTTTGCTCAAGATGGAGATTTAGAGCAAGCACTAGCACTAATTCAAGATAGTCAAGGAATACAGCAGGCGCGGGAGTTAGCTGCTCACCATGCTAAGTTAGCAATTGAACATCTTGCAGTTCTCCCACCCTCAGAATCTCACCAGGCATTGATTAACATAGCTGAGTACACACTGAGTCGCCTCTATTAACTCAGTTATTAGTTATTAGTTACAAAATGGGGCTTTAGATGCCAAGTTAAACCTACCAAATGTTCTTAGGTGGGGAAATTTTGCTCAGTTGTAAGCTAATTTTTGAAAAATGTTCACTGATAACTGTTTGATCACCAATTTTAGATTAAGCCGATCGCCTGGTTCTTTAAAGAACTAAAAGGGTAGTAATTGGCATTAATTTCTTTTCATCAAAAACTTTTTCAAACAAATTTGAGATTTAAAATTTGGGATGTGGGATTGTATCTAAAAAATCCCACATCCCAAATCTTTCTATGCAATATCAGGGGGTATCTGTTTAGGCGATCGCTGCTGCCGCAACCTTTGTTGCATGAGTTTCTCTAGATCAGTTCGCCGAATTTCAACGGTATGAGTGGTCTTACCCGGCGTTTCCAAAAAAAGGATACTATCTACGGGTTCTAATGCCACCAATTGGAACAAAATATGGGTGACAGGAACAATTTTAGCTAGCATTTGAGGGTCAAGCCCAGCAGGGGAAATTAGAGAGACATCCTGTATGGTAGGGAAAGCGTAAATAACGCGCTTTTCCAATCCTGGATTAGCACGATTGCTCAAGGTAGTTAAAACCCAGCTTGCCTCCGAATTTTGGAGAATATAGTACTGGGAATGACGTAATTTTTGAGCGATCGCTCTAAGGGCAGGAGCAATTGCTGCAATCAGATTTGGTGTCATACCATCGCGGGGTGCATTGTCAATCAGCAATTGAATTTGTGCTTCTAAATCCATAATGACTTGTATACGGCTCCTGGGTAATGGCAATAACATCTATCAAAGTGTGAACAATCCCATCCAAGTTGGGAATAATAAAATCAGCCATATCCTGAATGTAGGATTGGTCTGCGTTTAGCTTATACGTAAAACCAAAAAAGCCAATACCCACAGTCGTACAGGTTGTATTTAAATACTTAAGGTCTTTTGAAAACTGAGACTATGAATTCAGCCGCAACCGCAACTATTCCATCTGCAAATATTCTGGGAGAAAATTCTAAAGGCGTGGAGGTGATCTTTCAACTCCTATCCAAGGAGTTTCAACAATCGACCAAAGCTTCGGAACAGAATTGCCATGATGTAGCAACACGTATTACCACCGAAGTATATCGGATTTGCCATGAGAGCAAACGTATTCAAGCTTCGGGAACTGTAGAAAGCTCGGCGATGACCCTGGCTCGGCATCGACTACAACAGTGTCTCAGGTACTATCAGTTGGGGTCAAATCGGGGCAGGGTAGAATTACACAGTACTCTGAGTGCAATTATTTATCGATACATTAATCCGCCTCAGAAGCAATTGAGTTATCAAGGGCGACTGACTATAATCGAAGATTTTTTACAAAGTTTTTATCTGGAAGCATTAAACGCTTTCCGCCGAGAAAATCAACTTGGTGCTACTTATCGCCCTCAGACGCTTCTAGAATTGTCTGAGTACATGGCATTTACCGAGCGCTACGGCAAACGACGCATTCCCTTACCAGGCCGTCAGCAGCAGCTAATTATCCTGCGGGCACAAACTTTTTCTCAACAGCAGCCCCCAGAAACCAGCGTAGATATAGAACAAGCCGCAGAAGGTAGCAATAACGAAGGCGATGGTTCTTGGGAAGAACCCGCAGTGCATCAATTGCGCTCTACAATGGCAACGCAAGCCGAACCCGAACCTGAAGAAGATACCTTGCGTTCGGTTGTGGTTACAGAATTAATGAACTATCTCGAACAACGACAACAATCTGACTGTGCTGATTACTTTTCCCTCCGCCTCCAGGATCTCTCAGCACAAGAAATAGAGTCGATTTTAGGTTTAACCCCTCGTCAGAGAGATTATTTACAGCAGCGCTTCAAGTATCATTTAATTCGGTTTGCTTTATTACACCGTTGGGAATTAGTTCACGAGTGGCTGGAAGCTTCTTTGCACACCAATTTGGGTTTAACTCCCCAGCAATGGCAAGTATACACAGCACAGCTAGACAATAAGCAACGGTCTTTATTAGAGTTGAAGCAACAAGGACAAGCCGATGAAAAAATCGCCAAAACTTTAGGGCTGTCAATGGCACAACTTCAAAAACGGTGGTTTAAGATTCTTGAGCAAGCTTGGGAAATTCGTAACTCATTAGTGTCCGGATCAGGTGCATCTACTCATGAATAGTGACTCAGAATCCTCACAATACCAGTATCTCGGTTGGTTATTGACAGATGATGTCAAAAATAACGAGCAATCGGTAGAATCTGAGGAAAATGACGGGGTAAAAAAACTCATCAATGAAGCCACTGCTTCAAAAAGCAGTGAGCCAAAATTGGGAGTAACGCCCCAGACCCTTCAATTGGGAGAAATTCCTACTGTGCAAGATCGTTTTCAAGCCGTCATTAAACATCGGTTACAAATCCAAGCCCAAGACCACCCACCTTTGTTTCCCTGGGAAACACAATTAATCGACTATCCCGATTTTGTTGATGAGCCGTCAATGACGCTCGTTCCTACCTGGGGATGGATGGTACAACAGTCGAAGCTGAAACTGCCTTGCCCCTTGCCGGAAAGAGTTTTCCAGCAATTGCTAGAACAGTGTCAGGCATTGGTGACATCTTCAGTCCCTCTAGGGGCAAAATTAGTTCAAGTGGTGGAGAACTTTTTTCCCAACGAGTCTCAAGCACTAAACGATATAGCTGGATTGGTGCTAAGAAGCACCTATCGCTCTGTCGGTACTCTGGAGACATTGCCCAATATTCAGAGCGATTACTCAGATTTACAGCCGCGTCAACAGATGGCTTTGTCGTTGCTGGCAGCTAAACAACTGCTGGAAAATTTGACTCTACCACTTTCAGCAACCAATCCAGTGGTAGAAAGACAATGGCTAACCACTGTCGGTAATTTGAACATCAGAGTAGAGTATCAGTCTGTAGGTAAACTTACGAAGTTACTTGTTCAGGCTGAGTTACCTGTTAAAGGAACTTTAATACTTCGTGGAAGTGGCACTTTAGCAATGGCAACATCTTCGACTTCGGGATACTTAAGTGTAGAGTTAGGTTGTGAGCAACTTAACCCAACTTATACTCTGGAAGTTGAGTTTCCAGAAATAGACCAACAGCCGCTTTTGTTTGTCATTAATCCCACTGCGTAATTTTAATTACCATACTAGTACGTAATACCGCATATCTTAAGGTGACTATTCCCTAGCTGTTGCCTTGGGGCTTTTCAGTCTCTAGATACTACTAGCAACAGGGTGCTTACTTATACTTAGGCGTGGTTACAGTTAACCAGTGGTGTAGACTCACCCTCCATCCCATAAATTGAATGTTCGTGGATACTCGTCAGTCCACTCAGTTACTAGCAAAGCCTGGGGAACGAGTTACTTTGTTGTGCTGATTTCGCCTCTATTTTACCAAGCAACCAATTTTTCACAACGAATTTATTCGATTGTGCTGTTTTTTTATACAAAATTATGTTCACTCTTGGCGCAATAGACACCCTACGACAGGAGAAGGGAAGCAAAGGTTGAAAACTCTATTTTCAACCTTTTTATTTTGTAAAAATAGGCGCTAAACCTTGATAAATGAATGAAGACAGGATAATAAAGCTTCTTCTAACGGGAATACTTTACAGTAGGGCGAATAGTTTCGTCCTCAACATTGTTTCCGTGGCATCTATAACTTAGACTCGAAATGCTCAACTTATCCAGGATGAATCGGTTTTGGCGTGTCCCTGTGGGTAATTTCTGGCGGCAAAATTTGCAGCGCTCGCCTTTGACAGAAGTGGAAGATTCAATTCCCTTACGGGTGCTGGTGCTAGCATTGGTTATTTTGGGAATTGGGGCGACAGATATCGCCGCCGAGACTTCATTCAGTTTTTGGGCGTTACCCCTAAGTGTATCGGGTGCTATTTGGAGTTATTATCGTCGCCGCGATGCCAATGTTGCAGTTAAATTTTGCATCGCTATCGGAATGTTAATGGCACTCGGTAGCTTCTTTGGGCGGTTAGTGGGAGAGTTAAATGATACACGGTTGGGTTTGGCGGAGTTATTAATTCAACTTCAGGTGTTGCACAGCTTTGATACACCCCGCCGGAAAAATTTGGGCTATTCAATTGTTATAGGACTGATTTTATTAGGTGTGGCGGCAACGTTAAGTCAGACTTTAGCATTTGCACCCGTTTTGCTGTTATTTTTAGCGATCGCTCTGCCAACTTTAGTACTAGATTATCGCTCACGTTTGGGTTTGCAGCCATTAAAAACTCAAAAGGAAAAATTCAACCCAAAGAATTCCTCAACTCTTAATTTTAAATTTTTAACTCTGACTTTTTTACTAATTGTCAGTCTAGGACTGGCAATTTTTGCTGTTTTACCAAGATTTCCTGGTTATCAATTACGGAATTTTCCTGTGAGTTCTGCTATCCAGTTAAAAGGTAATTTTACAGGGCGTACTATCATCAATCCCGGTTATGTCCGTCAAGGTAGTGGTAATAATCAAGGCAGTGGTACGGGACAAGTCCGAAGTGGTGAACCAGGTAAGGTAGATAATAACTTTTATTACGGTTTTAATAGCCAAATTAACCAAAATCTGCGCGGTGAGATGAAACCCAAGGTTGTGATGCGGGTGCGATCGCAAGCTGAGGGTTTTTGGCGAGTACTAGGATTTGACCGCTATACGGGTAAAGGATGGGAAGTTTCCCGTAATGAAGATGTTACGACCATCAAGCGATCGCCTTGGTCTTACCAAATTTTCCTGAACCCACCTCTGACTACTGCTAAAACCCAAGAAATAGTACAAACTTATACAGTAGTGGCGGACTTGCCTAACCTAATTCCGGCGATGGCTTATCCCAAAGATATTTACTTTCCGACACCGATGGTTGCGGTTGATAAAGAAGATGGATTGCGATCGCCTGTGGAATTATCAGAAGGACTCACCTACACGGTAATTTCTGAAGTACCATACCGCGATCGCACTAAATTAGGTGAAGCTTCTACTAAATATCCACGAGATATTAAACAGCATTATCTGCAAATTCCTCCCGAAATTACTGAAAAAGTCCAACAACGTACCGAAGAAATCCTTGCTAACTACAGTCGGGAAGGAGTCACAAAGTCTTCTAAAAGCCTAGATTCAGCCTATGAAAAGGCTCTCTACTTAGCTCAATATTTAAAGCAACGTTACTCTCTTCCCCAAAATCCTTTAGATTTGCCTTATTTGGGAGAAAAAGATGATTTAGTAGAAGCTTTTTTATTCAAATATAAAGGCGGTTATCCAGACCATTTCTCCACAGTTCTCACGGTGATGCTACGTTCCATTGGTATCCCAGCGCGGTTAGTGGCAGGGTTTAGTTCAGGAGAATTTAATCCATTTACTGGGCTATATGTTGTCCGTAATACTGACGCTTATGCGATGACAGAAGTATATTTTCCCAAATATGGCTGGTTTGCCTTTGACCCGATTCCCAATCATCCCCTCATACCTCCATCAGTAGAAGATACTCAGACTTTTAGTGTATTGCGCCAGTTATGGCACTGGGTTGCTGGATGGCTACCTTCTCCAGTGACAGGTTTATTGAATAATGTATTTGAGACAATATTTAAGTGGGTGATTAGAGCGATCGCTTGGTTTTTAGCTTTATTTTCTCAAGGTTGGTTTGGTATATTAACTGGCTTAATCTTGGTAACTACAGCGGCTTTCTTCGGTTGGCTGGGTTGGGGTCAGTGGCGAGAGTGGCGCAACCGCCGATGGTTAAAGAAATTGCCAGCAATGGAAAGCCTTTATCAACAAATGCTGCAATGGACAACCCAAAAAGGTTTAGGTAAACATCCAGCACAAACACCTTTAGAGTATGCCAGAGGATCGTACCAGCATCATCCTCTAGCCACTGCTGAAGTAATAGATGAGATTAGCCAAGCTTATGTTGGCTGGCGTTATGGTGGTCATACGCCTAACTTGAAGCGACTGCGGCAAAGATGGCAAGGTATCAAAAATGCTGGTAAGGCTGATAAGTAACTCCAGTTGCGGGTTATCAACTGACGTGTGTTTGCTCAACCTCAATTCATACGATGTTTTGTGTAAGTCCTATAGAAGAAACTCTAAATGCAATAAATCCTAAAATACCAAATATAGCTGTAGCTACACCTGTCTTTCAACCTGCTTCCTTAAGAATTATTTCCGTCGTTTCGGCATAGGACGCATTGCTTCTCGACCCAACATAAACATCCCTGCAACACCCAAACTAACAAACCAAACATATTGATACCAGTATTGCCGAATCTGCTCACCAGTGCTGAGTTCTGGATGCAAGGTGTTCAAGTACAGTAGTAGCACTAATATCATCAGTGCCCCAAAACCAACAAAGCTTAAGCCAACACGAATTCGTACAGGTCGCAGTTCAAAATCACTAATAGTGTCTAGGTCAATTTCTGCCAATTCCTTAAAGGAGTCATCTGCTAAAGATGAGGTTACTTGGAATTTATTGCTCAGTTTTGATGGCAAAATCGGCGACAGTATTGCTACAGTTGGGCGGCGTAGTAAAGCCTCGGTATCTCGCAGCACTTGCAATGGCTTACGGTTAGTAGTTTGTTGAGCAAACTCTATATTGTCTGTGGATGTTGGGGCATTGGCTTTACTTTCAAAATCCATAGTATGCTTCAGAAAAACTAGGATATACATAGCCTAGCGAATCATTAGAAAAATGCATCAAAATAATATAATTATGAATTATAAATTACTCATCCATCTCTTTTAATGTTGCTAATGCCGACGGAGATAAGCGACTCAGATAGCGGAATATCCAGTACTTAAAGATAGTGTTTAAAATTACAGGAAATGTCGCAATAAATAAAAATATTGCATTTCTACTGGCTGGCAAACCTAAATGTTCTGCAAATCCTTCCAGAAGAACCTCCCACCCATCTGGGGAATGGAATCCTACGAATATATCTGTAAAGAGAATAATTATAAAAGCCTTAGCACTATCGCTCAATCCATAGACTATAGTATCTATGAAAGACTTCACAATCACAATTTCTCTTTTACTATAAACGATAATTAGACTAAAAGAAATTAATGATATCAAATCAGCAAAAACATTACTAACAGCACTATTAGTTTTTAGATTAAATTCCTCAGCTATCTCAATTGCTTTGTCCTTTATTTTTTCTTTAATTACCTCCGAAGAAAGTGCTGGCGCATTATTTAATAAAGATTCAAACCTCAAATTTTGTTGAAAATTAGATAATTCATGGAT
This window contains:
- a CDS encoding DUF3488 and DUF4129 domain-containing transglutaminase family protein, with product MLNLSRMNRFWRVPVGNFWRQNLQRSPLTEVEDSIPLRVLVLALVILGIGATDIAAETSFSFWALPLSVSGAIWSYYRRRDANVAVKFCIAIGMLMALGSFFGRLVGELNDTRLGLAELLIQLQVLHSFDTPRRKNLGYSIVIGLILLGVAATLSQTLAFAPVLLLFLAIALPTLVLDYRSRLGLQPLKTQKEKFNPKNSSTLNFKFLTLTFLLIVSLGLAIFAVLPRFPGYQLRNFPVSSAIQLKGNFTGRTIINPGYVRQGSGNNQGSGTGQVRSGEPGKVDNNFYYGFNSQINQNLRGEMKPKVVMRVRSQAEGFWRVLGFDRYTGKGWEVSRNEDVTTIKRSPWSYQIFLNPPLTTAKTQEIVQTYTVVADLPNLIPAMAYPKDIYFPTPMVAVDKEDGLRSPVELSEGLTYTVISEVPYRDRTKLGEASTKYPRDIKQHYLQIPPEITEKVQQRTEEILANYSREGVTKSSKSLDSAYEKALYLAQYLKQRYSLPQNPLDLPYLGEKDDLVEAFLFKYKGGYPDHFSTVLTVMLRSIGIPARLVAGFSSGEFNPFTGLYVVRNTDAYAMTEVYFPKYGWFAFDPIPNHPLIPPSVEDTQTFSVLRQLWHWVAGWLPSPVTGLLNNVFETIFKWVIRAIAWFLALFSQGWFGILTGLILVTTAAFFGWLGWGQWREWRNRRWLKKLPAMESLYQQMLQWTTQKGLGKHPAQTPLEYARGSYQHHPLATAEVIDEISQAYVGWRYGGHTPNLKRLRQRWQGIKNAGKADK
- the hetZ gene encoding heterocyst differentiation protein HetZ — its product is MNSAATATIPSANILGENSKGVEVIFQLLSKEFQQSTKASEQNCHDVATRITTEVYRICHESKRIQASGTVESSAMTLARHRLQQCLRYYQLGSNRGRVELHSTLSAIIYRYINPPQKQLSYQGRLTIIEDFLQSFYLEALNAFRRENQLGATYRPQTLLELSEYMAFTERYGKRRIPLPGRQQQLIILRAQTFSQQQPPETSVDIEQAAEGSNNEGDGSWEEPAVHQLRSTMATQAEPEPEEDTLRSVVVTELMNYLEQRQQSDCADYFSLRLQDLSAQEIESILGLTPRQRDYLQQRFKYHLIRFALLHRWELVHEWLEASLHTNLGLTPQQWQVYTAQLDNKQRSLLELKQQGQADEKIAKTLGLSMAQLQKRWFKILEQAWEIRNSLVSGSGASTHE
- a CDS encoding PatU, translated to MNSDSESSQYQYLGWLLTDDVKNNEQSVESEENDGVKKLINEATASKSSEPKLGVTPQTLQLGEIPTVQDRFQAVIKHRLQIQAQDHPPLFPWETQLIDYPDFVDEPSMTLVPTWGWMVQQSKLKLPCPLPERVFQQLLEQCQALVTSSVPLGAKLVQVVENFFPNESQALNDIAGLVLRSTYRSVGTLETLPNIQSDYSDLQPRQQMALSLLAAKQLLENLTLPLSATNPVVERQWLTTVGNLNIRVEYQSVGKLTKLLVQAELPVKGTLILRGSGTLAMATSSTSGYLSVELGCEQLNPTYTLEVEFPEIDQQPLLFVINPTA
- the sds gene encoding solanesyl diphosphate synthase, yielding MTPATSLFTPVEADLRLLADNLKQLVGNRHPILFAAAEHLFGAGGKRIRPAIVLLISRATMLEQDITPRHRRLAEITEMIHTASLVHDDVVDESDVRRGVPTVHSLFGNRIAILAGDFLFAQSSWYLANLDNLEVVKLLSEVIMDLATGEIQQGLNRFDAGISIETYLQKSYYKTASLIANSSKAAGLLSEVSRETVEHLYSYGRHFGIAFQIVDDILDFTSTTDTLGKPVGSDLKSGNLTAPVLFALREKSSLEMLIEREFAQDGDLEQALALIQDSQGIQQARELAAHHAKLAIEHLAVLPPSESHQALINIAEYTLSRLY